The Syngnathus typhle isolate RoL2023-S1 ecotype Sweden linkage group LG6, RoL_Styp_1.0, whole genome shotgun sequence genome has a window encoding:
- the igsf9ba gene encoding protein turtle homolog B isoform X2, which translates to MKRTAGSANPRAGGLTDSQSGAHGVREEPRFVTARAGESVILGCDVSPPLDGQQPPYVVEWFKFGVPIPFFINFRFYPPHVDPEYTGRASLHGKASLQIEPVRSEDQGWYECRVLMLEQQYDTFHNGSWVHLTVNAPPTFTSTPPQYVEAKEGGSILLSCSAQGNPKPVISWLREGEELATNTKYSVHDGSLTILGITRDDRGAYTCRAYSDQGEVLHTTRLLVQGPPFIVSPPENVTVNISQNALFTCQAEAYPGNLTYTWFWEEDNVYFKNDLKLRVRILIDGTLIIFRVKPEDAGKYTCGPSNSLGISPSASAYLTVQYPARVINMPPVIYVPRKLPGIIRCPADANPPVTSVKWEKDGYPLRVDKYPGWSLTPDGSIRVAEATEDSLGTYTCVPYNALGTMGMSPPATLVLKDPPYFNVRPGGEYRQEAGRELVIPCAASGDPDIPSITWRKVGKPSRSKHNILPSGSLQFMSLSKEDHGEWECVATNVVTSITASTKILVIGTSPHAPGNIHVVPSTTSANVSWESGYDGGFEQTFSVWYGPVSKRVDFGPHDWHSMPVSGAQTWLLVPGLEAGTEYQFSVLAQNKLGTGPFSEVVTVNTAGSPLGTPEPLVLLTPPRCLTANRTQHGVLLTWLPPGNHSSPINRYIMEFRLGERWETLDDLIPSTETELVARDLVQESWYEFRVMAVMEDLISESSNVVGVSSTDPFPPAEVADEGLARPLVAGVVATICFLAAAVLFSTLAACFVNKQHRRKLKRKPDPPLSVTHFRKSVESPPPLTPLPGVEPCWDEPARSTFLPPPASPLLSSGKISPESSPPSRPRSISSEGSHGPGLYVRKLPSPQRDKDKELSFYKKTKRAIASKKYSVSKHEAESTTPIELICRGPDGRFVMETSPPPRRIQGFPFAEESDLYPEFRQSDEENDFDPGPLPPIMPTLRPQLSPTSSSLESTQPPTYSPHLHRAMEGMSFAEGGAIHASGQAPSARYRGFPQGPFYGYLGSRIESGIPPPFYMPDVSPHSSALSSPPGTAEGPFGYPSIPEESGEMEHHQYTASGHSLSRSPPPRSPESWQPHALPFLGLEGPRFMFASHHPLHHPPDMAEPPSYASHSLPPGRLHLPPMTDPTSPRLLQLEVPVAPPGRAGPPGPPARRLAMQQAQSLGQLRHTAHGVGVPVLPYPDSAARAGSPSTAPSSSPQSWLSPRAGRRADPGLPPLVLQPSRLSPLSQSPLSTQPGSPDILVRPPPRSGILRTSRSLEMAELSLQTSAAASRRSSLTASPTPSQGGKQAGPSYHAAHMSYASTAASYPSQSPSPPSEGRDVFGQRPSQRRTEEEMLPSEPSQLQVSASGEPLGGASDAAAGSESLPALLHHCITKAKGVATNNNNNATSARRTGATPSQTQQPCQTPHGDELLDRTRKRQTKKNPYLYLASLLHRGRSEEDQTGILTGADSEGPNYGTLR; encoded by the exons GTGCCCACGGAGTGAGAGAGGAGCCTCGGTTTGTGACGGCGCGCGCCGGAGAGAGCGTGATCCTGGGGTGCGACGTGTCCCCTCCCCTGGATGGCCAGCAGCCCCCCTACGTGGTGGAGTGGTTCAAGTTCGGAGTGCCTATTCCCTTCTTCATCAACTTCCGCTTCTACCCTCCCCATGTGGACCCTGAGTACACCG GTCGAGCCTCTCTGCACGGGAAGGCCTCCCTGCAGATCGAGCCGGTGCGCTCGGAGGACCAGGGCTGGTACGAGTGCCGGGTCCTGATGCTGGAGCAACAGTACGACACCTTCCACAACGGCAGCTGGGTGCACCTCACGGTCAATG CGCCGCCGACATTTACATCGACGCCGCCGCAGTATGTGGAGGCCAAGGAAGGAGGCAGCATCCTACTTAGCTGCTCCGCCCAGGGAAACCCCAAACCTGTAATCAGCTGGCTGAGGGAAGGGGAGGAGCTTGCCACCAACACTAAATATTcg GTGCACGACGGAAGCCTGACCATCCTCGGCATCACCCGCGACGACAGGGGCGCGTATACGTGCAGAGCCTACAGCGACCAGGGGGAGGTGCTTCACACCACCCGTTTGCTGGTGCAAG GGCCTCCGTTCATCGTGTCCCCGCCAGAGAACGTCACTGTCAACATCTCCCAGAATGCATTGTTCACCTGCCAAGCCGAAGCGTATCCTGGCAACTTGACCTACACCTGGTTCTGGGAGGAGGATAATGTCTACTTCAAGAA CGATCTGAAACTGCGAGTGCGCATCCTCATCGACGGCACCCTCATCATCTTCCGGGTCAAGCCCGAGGACGCGGGAAAATACACGTGCGGACCGAGCAACAGTCTGGGCATCTCGCCCTCGGCGTCGGCCTACCTGACCGTTCAGT ACCCGGCCCGAGTGATCAACATGCCGCCAGTCATCTACGTCCCCCGCAAACTGCCAGGCATCATCCGCTGCCCGGCCGACGCCAATCCACCAGTGACGTCGGTGAAGTGGGAGAAGGACGGCTACCCTCTGCGTGTGGACAAGTACCCCGGCTGGAGCCTGACGCCAGACGGGAGCATCCGGGTAGCCGAAGCCACCGAAGACTCCCTGGGCACCTACACCTGTGTGCCTTACAACGCCCTGGGTACCATGGGCATGTCCCCCCCTGCCACTCTGGTGCTAAAG GATCCCCCTTACTTTAACGTGAGGCCTGGGGGGGAGTACCGACAGGAGGCCGGCAGAGAGTTAGTCATCCCCTGTGCTGCTTCTGGAGACCCCGATATTCCCAGCATCACTTGGAGGAAG GTTGGGAAGCCAAGCCGGAGCAAGCACAACATCCTCCCGAGCGGCAGCTTACAGTTCATGTCGCTCAGCAAGGAGGATCATGGCGAGTGGGAGTGTGTCGCGACCAACGTGGTCACGAGCATCACTGCCAGTACCAAGATCCTGGTCATTG GCACCAGCCCACACGCTCCCGGCAACATCCACGTTGTGCCCTCGACCACCTCCGCTAATGTATCCTGGGAATCGGGCTACGATGGCGGCTTCGAGCAGACTTTTTCCGTGTGGTACGGTCCAGT GTCAAAGAGAGTGGACTTCGGTCCACACGACTGGCATTCCATGCCGGTTTCTGGTGCTCAGACGTGGTTGCTGGTGCCAGGGCTGGAGGCTGGGACAGAGTATCAGTTCAGCGTGCTGGCCCAGAACAAGCTGGGCACAGGCCCATTCAGCGAAGTTGTGACAGTCAACACTGCAG GCTCTCCTCTGGGTACCCCAGAACCACTGGTGCTTCTTACCCCACCACGGTGCCTCACCGCAAACCGCACTCAGCACGGTGTCCTCCTCACTTGGCTCCCCCCGGGCAACCACTCCTCTCCCATCAACCGCTACATCATGGAGTTCCGCCTCGGGGAGCGATGGGAGACCCTGGACGACCTGATCCCGTCCACTGAGACTGAGCTAGTCGCCAGAGACCTGGTTCAG GAGTCCTGGTATGAGTTTCGAGTGATGGCAGTCATGGAAGACTTGATCAGCGAAAGCAGTAATGTAGTGGGAGTGTCCAGCACGG ATCCCTTCCCCCCCGCGGAGGTGGCCGACGAGGGGCTGGCTCGCCCGTTGGTGGCGGGCGTGGTGGCAACGATTTGTTTCTTGGCAGCGGCCGTTCTCTTCAGCACTCTGGCGGCGTGCTTCGTCAACAAGCAGCACCGGCGCAAGCTCAAACGCAAACCAG ATCCCCCCTTGTCCGTGACACACTTCAGGAAGAGCGTGGAATCACC GCCTCCTCTCACCCCCTTGCCAGGGGTAGAGCCCTGCTGGGACGAGCCTGCCAGGAGCACTTTCTTGCCCCCGCCCGCCAGCCCCCT ATTGTCATCAGGGAAGATCAGCCCAGAGAGCTCGCCACCATCCCGGCCTCGCTCCATTTCTTCCGAGGGTTCCCACGGACCCGGGCTGTACGTCAGGAAACTGCCCAGCCCTCAGCGTGACAAGGACAAGGAGCTCTCCTTCTACAAGAAAACCAAGCGTGCCATAGCCAGCAAGAAGTACAGCGTCTCCAAGCACGAGGCCGAAAGCACCACGCCGATCGAGCTGATATGCCGCGGCCCCGACGGCCGCTTCGTCATGGAAACCAGCCCGCCGCCTCGGCGCATCCAGGGCTTCCCCTTCGCCGAGGAGTCCGACCTGTACCCCGAGTTCCGGCAGTCCGACGAGGAGAACGATTTCGACCCCGGGCCTCTGCCGCCCATCATGCCCACGCTGCGGCCCCAGCTGTCCCCGACATCTTCCAGCCTGGAGTCCACGCAGCCCCCAACCTACAGCCCCCACCTGCACAGGGCCATGGAAGGTATGAGCTTCGCAGAGGGCGGCGCAATCCACGCCTCGGGGCAGGCCCCGTCCGCTCGCTACAGGGGCTTCCCCCAGGGCCCCTTCTATGGGTATCTGGGCAGCCGCATCGAATCAGGGATCCCGCCGCCATTCTACATGCCCGACGTCAGCCCGCATAGCTCCGCTCTGTCCTCACCGCCGGGCACCGCCGAGGGGCCCTTTGGCTATCCCTCTATCCCCGAGGAGAGCGGCGAGATGGAGCACCATCAGTACACCGCCTCCGGCCATTCTCTGTCTCGCAGCCCTCCCCCTCGCTCACCTGAAAGTTGGCAGCCTCACGCGTTACCCTTCCTGGGTCTGGAGGGTCCACGCTTCATGTTCGCCTCGCACCATCCTTTACATCATCCTCCGGACATGGCCGAGCCGCCCTCGTACGCCTCTCACTCGCTCCCGCCCGGTCGCCTCCACCTTCCTCCCATGACGGATCCGACTAGCCCGAGACTCCTGCAGCTGGAGGTCCCCGTGGCTCCCCCGGGCAGAGCCGGGCCCCCGGGGCCTCCGGCTAGGCGTTTAGCTATGCAACAGGCCCAAAGTCTCGGCCAGCTCAGACACACGGCCCACGGAGTGGGCGTACCAGTGTTGCCTTACCCTGACTCGGCAGCCCGCGCAGGGAGCCCAAGCACAGCCCCCAGTAGTAGCCCCCAGTCTTGGCTCAGCCCGAGGGCGGGGCGCCGAGCTGACCCCGGCCTGCCCCCCTTAGTGCTCCAACCCTCCCGCCTGTCCCCGCTCTCCCAAAGCCCGCTTAGCACCCAGCCGGGTTCTCCGGATATTCTCGTGCGCCCGCCTCCACGCTCCGGCATCCTCCGCACCTCTCGGTCTCTGGAGATGGCCGAGCTCAGCCTGCAGACCTCGGCCGCCGCCTCCCGGAGGTCCTCCCTGACCGCCTCGCCCACTCCGAGTCAGGGCGGCAAGCAGGCCGGCCCTAGTTACCACGCCGCCCACATGTCCTACGCCTCCACGGCAGCCAGTTACCCCTCGCAGTCCCCCTCTCCCCCGTCGGAGGGCAGGGACGTTTTCGGGCAAAGGCCATCCCAGAGAAGGACAGAGGAGGAGATGCTACCCTCAGAACCCTCCCAGCTCCAGGTTTCAGCCTCAGG GGAGCCTCTAGGTGGGGCTAGCGATGCTGCTGCTGGGTCTGAGAGTCTCCCGGCATTGCTACACCACTGTATCACTAAAGCTAAGGGAGTGGCCACCAACAATAATAACAACGCGACCTCTGCGAGGAGAACCG GTGCGACTCCCTCTCAGACCCAGCAGCCATGTCAGACCCCCCACGGGGACGAGTTACTCGACCGGACGAGAAAACGGCAAACCAAGAAGAACCCCTATCTCTATTTGGCCTCCTTGCTGCATCGCGGGCGCTCCGAGGAAGACCAGACGGGCATCCTGACCGGCGCCGACTCGGAGGGCCCCAATTACGGGACCCTCCGCTGA
- the igsf9ba gene encoding protein turtle homolog B isoform X1, translated as MIWYVATLIASVFSTRGTAAQGAHGVREEPRFVTARAGESVILGCDVSPPLDGQQPPYVVEWFKFGVPIPFFINFRFYPPHVDPEYTGRASLHGKASLQIEPVRSEDQGWYECRVLMLEQQYDTFHNGSWVHLTVNAPPTFTSTPPQYVEAKEGGSILLSCSAQGNPKPVISWLREGEELATNTKYSVHDGSLTILGITRDDRGAYTCRAYSDQGEVLHTTRLLVQGPPFIVSPPENVTVNISQNALFTCQAEAYPGNLTYTWFWEEDNVYFKNDLKLRVRILIDGTLIIFRVKPEDAGKYTCGPSNSLGISPSASAYLTVQYPARVINMPPVIYVPRKLPGIIRCPADANPPVTSVKWEKDGYPLRVDKYPGWSLTPDGSIRVAEATEDSLGTYTCVPYNALGTMGMSPPATLVLKDPPYFNVRPGGEYRQEAGRELVIPCAASGDPDIPSITWRKVGKPSRSKHNILPSGSLQFMSLSKEDHGEWECVATNVVTSITASTKILVIGTSPHAPGNIHVVPSTTSANVSWESGYDGGFEQTFSVWYGPVSKRVDFGPHDWHSMPVSGAQTWLLVPGLEAGTEYQFSVLAQNKLGTGPFSEVVTVNTAGSPLGTPEPLVLLTPPRCLTANRTQHGVLLTWLPPGNHSSPINRYIMEFRLGERWETLDDLIPSTETELVARDLVQESWYEFRVMAVMEDLISESSNVVGVSSTDPFPPAEVADEGLARPLVAGVVATICFLAAAVLFSTLAACFVNKQHRRKLKRKPDPPLSVTHFRKSVESPPPLTPLPGVEPCWDEPARSTFLPPPASPLLSSGKISPESSPPSRPRSISSEGSHGPGLYVRKLPSPQRDKDKELSFYKKTKRAIASKKYSVSKHEAESTTPIELICRGPDGRFVMETSPPPRRIQGFPFAEESDLYPEFRQSDEENDFDPGPLPPIMPTLRPQLSPTSSSLESTQPPTYSPHLHRAMEGMSFAEGGAIHASGQAPSARYRGFPQGPFYGYLGSRIESGIPPPFYMPDVSPHSSALSSPPGTAEGPFGYPSIPEESGEMEHHQYTASGHSLSRSPPPRSPESWQPHALPFLGLEGPRFMFASHHPLHHPPDMAEPPSYASHSLPPGRLHLPPMTDPTSPRLLQLEVPVAPPGRAGPPGPPARRLAMQQAQSLGQLRHTAHGVGVPVLPYPDSAARAGSPSTAPSSSPQSWLSPRAGRRADPGLPPLVLQPSRLSPLSQSPLSTQPGSPDILVRPPPRSGILRTSRSLEMAELSLQTSAAASRRSSLTASPTPSQGGKQAGPSYHAAHMSYASTAASYPSQSPSPPSEGRDVFGQRPSQRRTEEEMLPSEPSQLQVSASGEPLGGASDAAAGSESLPALLHHCITKAKGVATNNNNNATSARRTGATPSQTQQPCQTPHGDELLDRTRKRQTKKNPYLYLASLLHRGRSEEDQTGILTGADSEGPNYGTLR; from the exons GTGCCCACGGAGTGAGAGAGGAGCCTCGGTTTGTGACGGCGCGCGCCGGAGAGAGCGTGATCCTGGGGTGCGACGTGTCCCCTCCCCTGGATGGCCAGCAGCCCCCCTACGTGGTGGAGTGGTTCAAGTTCGGAGTGCCTATTCCCTTCTTCATCAACTTCCGCTTCTACCCTCCCCATGTGGACCCTGAGTACACCG GTCGAGCCTCTCTGCACGGGAAGGCCTCCCTGCAGATCGAGCCGGTGCGCTCGGAGGACCAGGGCTGGTACGAGTGCCGGGTCCTGATGCTGGAGCAACAGTACGACACCTTCCACAACGGCAGCTGGGTGCACCTCACGGTCAATG CGCCGCCGACATTTACATCGACGCCGCCGCAGTATGTGGAGGCCAAGGAAGGAGGCAGCATCCTACTTAGCTGCTCCGCCCAGGGAAACCCCAAACCTGTAATCAGCTGGCTGAGGGAAGGGGAGGAGCTTGCCACCAACACTAAATATTcg GTGCACGACGGAAGCCTGACCATCCTCGGCATCACCCGCGACGACAGGGGCGCGTATACGTGCAGAGCCTACAGCGACCAGGGGGAGGTGCTTCACACCACCCGTTTGCTGGTGCAAG GGCCTCCGTTCATCGTGTCCCCGCCAGAGAACGTCACTGTCAACATCTCCCAGAATGCATTGTTCACCTGCCAAGCCGAAGCGTATCCTGGCAACTTGACCTACACCTGGTTCTGGGAGGAGGATAATGTCTACTTCAAGAA CGATCTGAAACTGCGAGTGCGCATCCTCATCGACGGCACCCTCATCATCTTCCGGGTCAAGCCCGAGGACGCGGGAAAATACACGTGCGGACCGAGCAACAGTCTGGGCATCTCGCCCTCGGCGTCGGCCTACCTGACCGTTCAGT ACCCGGCCCGAGTGATCAACATGCCGCCAGTCATCTACGTCCCCCGCAAACTGCCAGGCATCATCCGCTGCCCGGCCGACGCCAATCCACCAGTGACGTCGGTGAAGTGGGAGAAGGACGGCTACCCTCTGCGTGTGGACAAGTACCCCGGCTGGAGCCTGACGCCAGACGGGAGCATCCGGGTAGCCGAAGCCACCGAAGACTCCCTGGGCACCTACACCTGTGTGCCTTACAACGCCCTGGGTACCATGGGCATGTCCCCCCCTGCCACTCTGGTGCTAAAG GATCCCCCTTACTTTAACGTGAGGCCTGGGGGGGAGTACCGACAGGAGGCCGGCAGAGAGTTAGTCATCCCCTGTGCTGCTTCTGGAGACCCCGATATTCCCAGCATCACTTGGAGGAAG GTTGGGAAGCCAAGCCGGAGCAAGCACAACATCCTCCCGAGCGGCAGCTTACAGTTCATGTCGCTCAGCAAGGAGGATCATGGCGAGTGGGAGTGTGTCGCGACCAACGTGGTCACGAGCATCACTGCCAGTACCAAGATCCTGGTCATTG GCACCAGCCCACACGCTCCCGGCAACATCCACGTTGTGCCCTCGACCACCTCCGCTAATGTATCCTGGGAATCGGGCTACGATGGCGGCTTCGAGCAGACTTTTTCCGTGTGGTACGGTCCAGT GTCAAAGAGAGTGGACTTCGGTCCACACGACTGGCATTCCATGCCGGTTTCTGGTGCTCAGACGTGGTTGCTGGTGCCAGGGCTGGAGGCTGGGACAGAGTATCAGTTCAGCGTGCTGGCCCAGAACAAGCTGGGCACAGGCCCATTCAGCGAAGTTGTGACAGTCAACACTGCAG GCTCTCCTCTGGGTACCCCAGAACCACTGGTGCTTCTTACCCCACCACGGTGCCTCACCGCAAACCGCACTCAGCACGGTGTCCTCCTCACTTGGCTCCCCCCGGGCAACCACTCCTCTCCCATCAACCGCTACATCATGGAGTTCCGCCTCGGGGAGCGATGGGAGACCCTGGACGACCTGATCCCGTCCACTGAGACTGAGCTAGTCGCCAGAGACCTGGTTCAG GAGTCCTGGTATGAGTTTCGAGTGATGGCAGTCATGGAAGACTTGATCAGCGAAAGCAGTAATGTAGTGGGAGTGTCCAGCACGG ATCCCTTCCCCCCCGCGGAGGTGGCCGACGAGGGGCTGGCTCGCCCGTTGGTGGCGGGCGTGGTGGCAACGATTTGTTTCTTGGCAGCGGCCGTTCTCTTCAGCACTCTGGCGGCGTGCTTCGTCAACAAGCAGCACCGGCGCAAGCTCAAACGCAAACCAG ATCCCCCCTTGTCCGTGACACACTTCAGGAAGAGCGTGGAATCACC GCCTCCTCTCACCCCCTTGCCAGGGGTAGAGCCCTGCTGGGACGAGCCTGCCAGGAGCACTTTCTTGCCCCCGCCCGCCAGCCCCCT ATTGTCATCAGGGAAGATCAGCCCAGAGAGCTCGCCACCATCCCGGCCTCGCTCCATTTCTTCCGAGGGTTCCCACGGACCCGGGCTGTACGTCAGGAAACTGCCCAGCCCTCAGCGTGACAAGGACAAGGAGCTCTCCTTCTACAAGAAAACCAAGCGTGCCATAGCCAGCAAGAAGTACAGCGTCTCCAAGCACGAGGCCGAAAGCACCACGCCGATCGAGCTGATATGCCGCGGCCCCGACGGCCGCTTCGTCATGGAAACCAGCCCGCCGCCTCGGCGCATCCAGGGCTTCCCCTTCGCCGAGGAGTCCGACCTGTACCCCGAGTTCCGGCAGTCCGACGAGGAGAACGATTTCGACCCCGGGCCTCTGCCGCCCATCATGCCCACGCTGCGGCCCCAGCTGTCCCCGACATCTTCCAGCCTGGAGTCCACGCAGCCCCCAACCTACAGCCCCCACCTGCACAGGGCCATGGAAGGTATGAGCTTCGCAGAGGGCGGCGCAATCCACGCCTCGGGGCAGGCCCCGTCCGCTCGCTACAGGGGCTTCCCCCAGGGCCCCTTCTATGGGTATCTGGGCAGCCGCATCGAATCAGGGATCCCGCCGCCATTCTACATGCCCGACGTCAGCCCGCATAGCTCCGCTCTGTCCTCACCGCCGGGCACCGCCGAGGGGCCCTTTGGCTATCCCTCTATCCCCGAGGAGAGCGGCGAGATGGAGCACCATCAGTACACCGCCTCCGGCCATTCTCTGTCTCGCAGCCCTCCCCCTCGCTCACCTGAAAGTTGGCAGCCTCACGCGTTACCCTTCCTGGGTCTGGAGGGTCCACGCTTCATGTTCGCCTCGCACCATCCTTTACATCATCCTCCGGACATGGCCGAGCCGCCCTCGTACGCCTCTCACTCGCTCCCGCCCGGTCGCCTCCACCTTCCTCCCATGACGGATCCGACTAGCCCGAGACTCCTGCAGCTGGAGGTCCCCGTGGCTCCCCCGGGCAGAGCCGGGCCCCCGGGGCCTCCGGCTAGGCGTTTAGCTATGCAACAGGCCCAAAGTCTCGGCCAGCTCAGACACACGGCCCACGGAGTGGGCGTACCAGTGTTGCCTTACCCTGACTCGGCAGCCCGCGCAGGGAGCCCAAGCACAGCCCCCAGTAGTAGCCCCCAGTCTTGGCTCAGCCCGAGGGCGGGGCGCCGAGCTGACCCCGGCCTGCCCCCCTTAGTGCTCCAACCCTCCCGCCTGTCCCCGCTCTCCCAAAGCCCGCTTAGCACCCAGCCGGGTTCTCCGGATATTCTCGTGCGCCCGCCTCCACGCTCCGGCATCCTCCGCACCTCTCGGTCTCTGGAGATGGCCGAGCTCAGCCTGCAGACCTCGGCCGCCGCCTCCCGGAGGTCCTCCCTGACCGCCTCGCCCACTCCGAGTCAGGGCGGCAAGCAGGCCGGCCCTAGTTACCACGCCGCCCACATGTCCTACGCCTCCACGGCAGCCAGTTACCCCTCGCAGTCCCCCTCTCCCCCGTCGGAGGGCAGGGACGTTTTCGGGCAAAGGCCATCCCAGAGAAGGACAGAGGAGGAGATGCTACCCTCAGAACCCTCCCAGCTCCAGGTTTCAGCCTCAGG GGAGCCTCTAGGTGGGGCTAGCGATGCTGCTGCTGGGTCTGAGAGTCTCCCGGCATTGCTACACCACTGTATCACTAAAGCTAAGGGAGTGGCCACCAACAATAATAACAACGCGACCTCTGCGAGGAGAACCG GTGCGACTCCCTCTCAGACCCAGCAGCCATGTCAGACCCCCCACGGGGACGAGTTACTCGACCGGACGAGAAAACGGCAAACCAAGAAGAACCCCTATCTCTATTTGGCCTCCTTGCTGCATCGCGGGCGCTCCGAGGAAGACCAGACGGGCATCCTGACCGGCGCCGACTCGGAGGGCCCCAATTACGGGACCCTCCGCTGA